The Conexivisphaera calida genome includes a region encoding these proteins:
- the thiI gene encoding tRNA uracil 4-sulfurtransferase ThiI, whose amino-acid sequence MWIREGLGSSDGGNPYEGVVIHYSEIALKGENRGMFEAALEEAARIALSDVGGAVRRLSGRLLATVPPDQVGGAVDRLRTVFGISWIAPCTVAELEMEEIRRKAIDVAKACTSSGAASFKVESSRDNKEFPLRSLQINQELGRAIVEALGLKVNLEEPDAEIIVEVLREGALVCCNRIRGPGGLPVGTTGRALALLSGGIDSPVAAWMTARRGVEVDLLHLYPYDHFEESKLDKIVRLARTLSLYAGRTKLTVVPCWPVRIRLGRREGRHAPLLFRLFSLRLAARIARERGHLAIVTGDSVGQVASQTLHNISATYSNVGYTVIAPLVGMDKEDIVRLARSIGTYEISIEPYPDCCPALVRGHVATRVTDERLRELYEGADLDSGIDEALLEGVEMDFERRGADVVRSAPRAI is encoded by the coding sequence GTGTGGATCCGGGAGGGATTAGGATCGAGCGATGGGGGAAATCCCTACGAGGGAGTGGTGATACACTACTCGGAGATAGCGCTGAAGGGCGAGAACCGGGGCATGTTCGAGGCGGCACTGGAGGAGGCCGCCAGGATAGCGCTCTCCGACGTGGGGGGCGCCGTGCGCCGCCTGAGCGGGCGGCTCCTGGCGACGGTTCCACCCGATCAAGTGGGGGGCGCCGTGGACAGGCTCAGGACCGTCTTCGGCATCTCGTGGATTGCACCGTGCACGGTAGCTGAGTTGGAGATGGAGGAGATAAGGAGAAAGGCGATAGATGTAGCTAAGGCATGTACATCGTCCGGTGCCGCCAGCTTCAAGGTGGAATCCAGCCGTGATAACAAGGAATTCCCGCTCAGGTCCCTTCAGATAAACCAGGAACTTGGCAGGGCCATAGTGGAGGCGCTGGGGCTCAAGGTGAATCTGGAGGAGCCGGACGCGGAGATCATTGTGGAGGTCCTGCGCGAGGGCGCGCTCGTGTGCTGCAACAGGATCAGGGGCCCCGGGGGGCTCCCGGTCGGCACCACGGGCAGGGCGCTTGCCCTCCTCTCCGGAGGCATAGATTCCCCTGTGGCGGCGTGGATGACCGCCAGGAGGGGGGTGGAGGTGGACCTCCTGCACCTCTATCCATACGATCACTTTGAGGAATCCAAGCTCGACAAGATAGTGAGGCTAGCGCGGACGCTGTCGCTCTACGCCGGCAGGACGAAGCTGACGGTGGTCCCCTGCTGGCCCGTCAGGATTCGCCTAGGCCGCAGGGAGGGCAGGCATGCGCCACTGCTCTTCCGTCTATTCTCACTCCGCTTGGCCGCTAGGATCGCAAGGGAGCGCGGGCACCTCGCTATAGTCACGGGGGACAGCGTGGGCCAGGTCGCCTCGCAGACGCTGCACAACATATCGGCGACCTATTCGAACGTCGGATACACTGTGATCGCGCCGCTCGTCGGCATGGACAAGGAGGACATAGTGCGGCTCGCGAGGTCGATCGGGACGTACGAGATATCCATAGAGCCGTACCCGGACTGCTGTCCAGCCCTGGTGAGGGGACACGTCGCGACACGGGTCACGGATGAGAGGCTCAGGGAACTCTACGAGGGCGCGGACCTAGACTCGGGCATCGACGAGGCACTGCTGGAGGGGGTGGAGATGGATTTCGAGCGGCGGGGCGCAGACGTTGTGCGCAGCGCCCCGCGCGCCATTTAG
- a CDS encoding TGS domain-containing protein has protein sequence MVTNLPDEVRAIWSRAILTKDPKVKLDLLRQVYSKMPKHKGTENLQMNLKRQIANLEVVIEEQERKAKKKGSGGVEWAVRKTEFPQLCVVGPPGTSAGAFELMTGLRPELFRLYESPLVGVYNAGDVPFQAVWSPVVGVGKLLLGRMTGLLQNTDLLLIASSNASELERTLEVLDEIGVVPRNEELEVEVRATASGGIIISGTSERLSEEEVREYLRGLRIYSAQVRLSSHSGLEDLEAALLGRRIKKFVRIGHGGSLGIEDLVTSRDSVASEILRTLGLIRVYTKPPGEEVKKPPLVIPVGSTVRDATLRVHRQLVETFRFARLWRAGTFSRVGLDYVLRDMDVIEIRA, from the coding sequence ATGGTCACCAACCTCCCGGACGAGGTCAGGGCCATATGGTCGCGCGCCATACTGACCAAGGACCCCAAGGTGAAGCTGGACCTGCTGCGGCAGGTCTACTCGAAGATGCCCAAGCACAAGGGGACGGAGAATCTACAGATGAATCTCAAGCGCCAGATAGCGAACTTGGAGGTGGTGATCGAGGAGCAGGAGAGGAAGGCCAAGAAGAAGGGAAGCGGCGGCGTGGAGTGGGCAGTCAGGAAGACCGAGTTTCCCCAGCTCTGCGTGGTCGGCCCTCCCGGGACCTCCGCCGGCGCCTTCGAGCTCATGACCGGGCTCAGGCCCGAGCTGTTCCGGCTCTACGAGTCCCCGCTGGTCGGAGTGTACAACGCCGGCGACGTTCCATTTCAAGCCGTCTGGTCACCAGTGGTCGGCGTTGGAAAGCTGCTCCTGGGCAGGATGACCGGCCTCCTTCAGAACACGGATCTACTGCTGATAGCCTCCTCGAACGCCTCGGAGCTCGAGAGGACATTGGAAGTCTTGGACGAGATAGGCGTGGTGCCGAGGAACGAGGAACTGGAGGTGGAGGTCAGGGCCACCGCGAGCGGCGGGATAATAATAAGCGGGACCTCCGAGCGCCTCTCCGAGGAGGAGGTCAGGGAGTACCTGAGGGGGCTCAGGATCTACAGCGCGCAGGTCAGGCTGAGCTCCCACAGTGGGCTTGAGGACTTGGAGGCGGCGCTCCTCGGCAGGCGCATAAAGAAGTTCGTGAGGATCGGCCACGGGGGCTCGTTGGGCATCGAGGACCTGGTGACCTCCCGGGACAGCGTGGCGTCTGAGATACTGCGCACGCTCGGCCTGATAAGGGTGTACACGAAGCCGCCCGGAGAGGAAGTGAAGAAGCCTCCACTGGTGATACCGGTCGGATCCACGGTGCGCGACGCCACCCTCAGAGTGCACCGGCAGCTCGTCGAGACGTTCAGGTTCGCCAGGCTCTGGAGGGCAGGAACCTTCAGCCGCGTCGGCCTGGACTACGTCCTGAGGGACATGGACGTGATCGAGATAAGGGCGTAG
- a CDS encoding 50S ribosomal protein L21 has protein sequence MPRYKGPRRKTRNIMTMDKPIGLSRLLEDYEPGDRVVIDVNPSQQKGIPHRRYQGRIAIVKEVRRRSLVVEVALSPRKEKVLIVRRDHVVPARA, from the coding sequence TTGCCCAGGTACAAGGGACCCCGCAGGAAGACCAGGAACATAATGACGATGGATAAGCCCATAGGACTATCGCGTCTTCTGGAGGACTATGAGCCAGGAGATCGCGTGGTCATCGACGTAAATCCGTCACAGCAGAAGGGAATACCGCATAGGCGCTACCAGGGTAGGATAGCCATCGTGAAGGAAGTGAGGAGGAGATCGCTCGTGGTCGAGGTGGCGCTCAGCCCCAGGAAGGAGAAGGTCCTGATAGTCAGGCGCGATCACGTGGTACCCGCGAGGGCGTAG
- a CDS encoding diphthine--ammonia ligase — translation MSDERPVALLFSGGKDSNFAYMRLREQGREVCCLMTVIPRDPESMLLHSVNAFLTPLQGEAMGRPVLMEDAGIGEEEDALRRLMRRAVADYGAGYAATGALISRWQSGVFNRLARESGLEPIAPLWGLDQEEYLREVVRRGLKAMITRVSAYGLGNDLLGAVLDEPLVERIVELSRKYRFNASFDGGEAETFVLDAPFYRMRVSIVDAEVVRGSDWGELRIKRAKLEIKG, via the coding sequence ATGAGTGATGAGAGGCCAGTGGCACTCCTCTTCTCCGGCGGGAAGGACAGCAACTTCGCCTACATGAGGCTGCGCGAGCAGGGGCGCGAGGTCTGCTGCCTGATGACCGTCATCCCGAGGGACCCCGAGAGCATGCTCCTGCACTCGGTCAATGCATTCCTGACGCCGCTTCAGGGCGAGGCCATGGGAAGGCCCGTCCTGATGGAGGACGCAGGCATCGGGGAGGAGGAGGACGCACTGCGGCGGCTCATGAGGAGGGCCGTGGCCGACTACGGAGCCGGATACGCCGCCACGGGTGCGCTGATAAGCAGGTGGCAGAGCGGCGTGTTCAATCGCCTGGCACGGGAGAGCGGGCTCGAGCCGATTGCACCGCTGTGGGGGCTCGACCAGGAGGAGTATCTGAGGGAGGTCGTCAGGAGGGGGCTTAAGGCGATGATCACACGCGTCTCAGCGTACGGGCTGGGGAACGACCTGCTCGGGGCAGTTCTGGACGAGCCGCTGGTGGAACGGATAGTGGAGCTGAGCAGGAAGTATCGCTTCAACGCCTCGTTCGACGGAGGGGAGGCGGAGACGTTCGTGCTGGACGCGCCGTTCTACAGGATGAGGGTCTCAATAGTGGACGCTGAGGTAGTCAGGGGATCCGACTGGGGCGAGCTCAGAATAAAGCGGGCAAAGCTTGAAATCAAGGGATGA
- a CDS encoding DUF655 domain-containing protein: protein MHPAGPRQQQPAKKYEEYAYVLDIQVRGRARTVRGKEGTVIQSLGEDYLTFLELLGVDGVLYTIGERLYIGKEPRDKVASVLGRLSYGELTPTAKSVLPEIVEKIVESKEQRFVEFFNNSQPLNPRMHALELIPGIGKAILKKILDERDRVPFTSYKDIEQRVGLKEVQKQIAKRILEELEGGTQTYLFVKRP, encoded by the coding sequence GTGCACCCGGCTGGACCACGCCAACAGCAACCCGCGAAGAAGTACGAGGAGTACGCCTACGTGCTGGACATACAGGTGAGGGGAAGGGCCAGGACTGTGAGGGGAAAGGAGGGAACCGTGATACAGTCGCTGGGCGAGGACTACCTGACGTTCCTGGAGCTCCTGGGGGTGGACGGCGTCCTGTACACGATAGGTGAGAGGTTGTATATAGGGAAGGAGCCCAGGGATAAGGTGGCAAGCGTGCTTGGCAGGCTCTCCTACGGCGAGCTGACGCCGACCGCCAAGAGCGTGCTGCCTGAGATAGTGGAGAAGATCGTAGAGTCGAAGGAGCAGAGGTTCGTGGAGTTCTTCAACAACTCACAGCCGCTGAATCCCAGGATGCACGCGCTGGAGCTGATACCCGGCATAGGAAAGGCGATCCTGAAGAAGATACTGGACGAGCGCGACAGGGTCCCCTTCACGTCCTACAAGGACATAGAGCAGCGCGTCGGCCTCAAGGAGGTCCAGAAGCAGATAGCCAAGAGGATCCTGGAGGAACTGGAGGGCGGAACCCAGACTTATCTGTTCGTGAAGAGGCCGTGA
- a CDS encoding citrate/2-methylcitrate synthase — protein MKQFLEIGSPDNVDAWYKEYALTGKKRVMGAGHRVYKTYDPRAKIFREYSRKAVEVSGDPKLKGIHEIAERLENLVMSQLCESRGICTNVDYWSGIVYYAMGIPIEQYTPIFAIARIAGWSAHLMEYVARNRILRPRLYYKGMLDLEYVPIEKRG, from the coding sequence ATGAAGCAGTTCCTGGAGATAGGATCGCCTGACAACGTGGATGCCTGGTACAAGGAATATGCCCTCACCGGAAAGAAGAGGGTCATGGGCGCTGGGCACCGTGTGTACAAGACCTACGACCCCAGGGCGAAGATATTCAGAGAGTACTCCAGGAAGGCGGTCGAAGTATCGGGAGATCCCAAGCTGAAGGGGATCCACGAGATAGCGGAGAGGCTGGAGAATCTCGTCATGAGCCAGCTCTGCGAGTCAAGGGGGATCTGCACGAATGTCGACTACTGGAGCGGCATCGTCTACTACGCGATGGGCATACCGATCGAGCAGTACACGCCGATATTCGCGATCGCAAGGATCGCCGGATGGTCCGCGCACCTGATGGAGTACGTCGCTAGGAACAGGATACTCAGGCCAAGGCTGTACTACAAGGGCATGCTGGACCTGGAGTACGTGCCGATAGAGAAGCGCGGCTGA
- a CDS encoding rRNA adenine N-6-methyltransferase family protein, with product MSSRRRRLGQHFLRSERAALELLGPLEDAKPHEVVAEIGTGRGALTRRLADGGSLVVSVELDRDLCAATAAVLGQGRPWNLELVCGDAYRTIRRFDYLISSPPYSESSDTVEWLASKDFRIASLVLQEDFVRKALSDPSDRRYGAISAFVQLAFRAELGSRVPSSAFSPPPKVDSRVVLLRPRVAMSEREARWALSRLRALFSHRKNALSRLCRELGCGWIQEENIRVRELAPKEALAVAAAIPAER from the coding sequence GTGAGCAGCAGGCGCAGGCGGCTGGGACAGCACTTCCTGAGATCGGAACGCGCGGCCCTGGAGCTCCTGGGCCCGCTCGAGGACGCGAAGCCGCATGAGGTGGTGGCGGAGATAGGAACCGGGAGGGGAGCGCTGACGCGTCGCTTGGCGGATGGCGGCTCGCTGGTGGTCAGCGTGGAGCTGGATCGGGATCTGTGCGCGGCGACGGCTGCCGTCCTAGGCCAGGGAAGGCCCTGGAATCTGGAGCTGGTCTGCGGCGACGCGTATCGCACTATAAGGAGATTCGATTACCTGATCTCCAGCCCGCCGTACTCGGAATCATCGGATACGGTTGAGTGGCTCGCCTCCAAGGACTTCAGGATCGCATCGCTGGTCCTGCAGGAGGACTTCGTCCGCAAGGCCCTCAGTGATCCATCCGATCGTAGATACGGCGCGATCTCCGCGTTCGTCCAGCTTGCATTCCGCGCGGAGCTGGGGAGCAGGGTTCCTTCGAGCGCCTTCTCGCCGCCGCCCAAGGTCGACTCGCGCGTGGTGCTCCTCAGGCCCCGGGTAGCCATGTCGGAGCGCGAGGCACGCTGGGCGCTCTCGAGGCTCAGGGCGCTCTTCTCCCACAGGAAGAACGCGCTCTCGAGGCTCTGCAGGGAACTGGGGTGCGGATGGATCCAGGAGGAAAACATCAGGGTGAGGGAACTCGCGCCAAAGGAGGCACTCGCGGTTGCCGCAGCCATACCGGCCGAGCGATGA
- a CDS encoding signal recognition particle protein Srp54 — translation MLESLREGLRGAVDKLLGRSLVDEKAIRDFVRDVQRALLQADVNVKLVLELSKRLEDALRNERPPPGISMKEHAIYVLYNEIVKILGGEDVKPPTPQGGRPLRIMLVGLQGSGKTTTAAKLALYYRDRKFRPGLVAADTYRPGAYDQLRQLAERIGVPFYGDPRERDAIKLARDGSERLVAEGADVIIVDTAGRHKNEAELMEEMREIERVVSPDMTFLVVDATIGQQAERQARAFAETTKVGGLIVTKLDSSAKGGGALTTAAVTGAKVYFTASGEALEDFEEYSPKRFAERLLGMGDLETLVEKFRRLGEEDEERAERLSRGKFTLVDFVEQLESLGKMGPFSKLLEMLPGGSQMKLPKDAVDGMEDKVIKWRAAINSMTPRERENPEIINGQRMRRIARGAGLEERDVRELLKSYEQAKKLAKAFRKSRLRGLPKLDA, via the coding sequence GTGCTGGAAAGCCTGAGGGAGGGCCTCAGAGGCGCGGTCGACAAACTGCTGGGCCGCAGCCTAGTGGATGAGAAGGCGATCAGGGATTTCGTGCGCGACGTGCAGAGGGCGCTCCTGCAGGCGGACGTAAACGTGAAGCTGGTCCTAGAGCTCTCCAAGAGGCTCGAGGACGCGCTCAGGAACGAGAGGCCGCCGCCGGGCATCTCCATGAAGGAGCACGCGATATACGTGCTGTACAACGAGATAGTGAAGATACTGGGAGGAGAGGACGTCAAACCCCCCACGCCGCAGGGAGGCAGGCCGCTCAGGATAATGCTCGTGGGACTCCAGGGCTCGGGCAAGACGACGACCGCTGCGAAACTGGCGCTTTACTACAGGGACAGGAAGTTCAGGCCAGGGCTGGTGGCGGCTGACACGTACAGGCCGGGGGCGTACGACCAGCTGAGGCAGCTCGCCGAGAGGATAGGGGTGCCCTTCTACGGCGACCCGAGGGAGCGGGACGCGATAAAGCTGGCGAGGGATGGCTCGGAGCGCCTCGTGGCGGAGGGCGCGGATGTGATAATAGTCGACACCGCGGGGAGGCACAAGAACGAGGCGGAGCTCATGGAAGAGATGCGTGAGATAGAGCGCGTGGTCTCGCCCGACATGACGTTCCTGGTCGTTGACGCCACCATAGGCCAGCAGGCCGAGAGGCAGGCGAGGGCTTTCGCGGAGACCACGAAGGTGGGGGGCCTGATAGTCACGAAGCTCGACAGCTCCGCCAAGGGCGGCGGCGCCCTCACCACGGCCGCGGTGACCGGGGCGAAGGTCTACTTCACGGCGTCAGGGGAGGCACTGGAGGACTTCGAGGAATACTCGCCCAAGAGGTTCGCGGAGAGGCTCCTCGGGATGGGTGATCTGGAGACCCTCGTGGAGAAGTTCCGGAGGCTCGGCGAGGAGGACGAGGAGAGGGCGGAGAGGCTGAGCAGGGGTAAGTTCACGCTGGTCGACTTCGTGGAGCAGCTGGAGAGCCTGGGTAAGATGGGACCTTTCTCGAAGCTCCTCGAGATGCTGCCCGGGGGGTCCCAGATGAAACTCCCGAAGGATGCCGTGGACGGAATGGAGGACAAGGTGATCAAGTGGAGGGCAGCGATAAACTCCATGACGCCCAGGGAGAGGGAGAACCCGGAGATAATCAACGGGCAGAGGATGAGGCGCATAGCCAGGGGGGCCGGCCTGGAGGAGAGGGACGTGAGGGAGCTCCTGAAGTCGTACGAGCAGGCGAAGAAGCTCGCGAAGGCGTTCAGGAAGTCCAGGCTGAGGGGTCTGCCGAAACTTGACGCGTGA
- a CDS encoding RNA polymerase Rpb4, with protein sequence MSFKVLSKKPITIHEAKEMLAKAVEGMDLESDQLLLRTLDYLSKFSKIDGQTARRIVERLVAEVELTEEEAVEVVNILPGTVEELRTITNGWRKMMKTETLEKILHILAEETGKKS encoded by the coding sequence ATGTCCTTCAAGGTCCTGAGCAAGAAGCCCATAACGATTCACGAGGCGAAGGAGATGCTGGCGAAGGCTGTGGAGGGTATGGACCTCGAGTCGGATCAGCTGCTCCTGAGGACGCTCGATTACCTCAGCAAGTTCTCCAAGATAGATGGGCAGACCGCAAGGAGGATAGTGGAGAGGCTGGTGGCGGAGGTCGAGCTGACAGAGGAGGAGGCCGTGGAGGTCGTCAACATACTGCCCGGCACCGTGGAGGAGCTCAGGACCATAACTAATGGCTGGCGCAAGATGATGAAGACCGAGACTCTGGAGAAGATCCTTCACATACTGGCGGAGGAAACCGGAAAGAAGTCGTGA
- the leuD gene encoding 3-isopropylmalate dehydratase small subunit (catalyzes the isomerization between 2-isopropylmalate and 3-isopropylmalate in leucine biosynthesis), with amino-acid sequence MSPLRGRVHKLGDNVDTDQIIPAPYLKDLSPQNLAAHVLEGADPSFPKRIKPGDLIVGGWNFGSGSSREHAPMALRYAGVRAVLALSFARIFYRNAVDGGHVIPVVITEEAYRGINDGDEVEVDLESSVVRNLRTGTQYRIEKFPSIIAKIVEAGGIFSVGDLSRLED; translated from the coding sequence ATGAGTCCGCTCAGGGGGAGGGTGCATAAACTGGGGGACAACGTGGACACCGACCAGATAATACCGGCACCGTATCTGAAGGATCTGAGCCCGCAGAACCTGGCAGCGCACGTGCTTGAAGGGGCGGATCCCTCGTTCCCCAAGAGGATAAAGCCCGGTGACCTGATAGTCGGCGGCTGGAACTTCGGGAGCGGCTCCAGCAGGGAGCATGCCCCGATGGCGCTCCGCTACGCGGGCGTGAGGGCAGTGCTGGCGCTGAGCTTCGCGCGCATATTCTACAGGAACGCGGTCGACGGCGGGCACGTGATACCGGTGGTGATAACGGAGGAGGCCTACCGTGGGATAAACGACGGCGATGAGGTTGAGGTCGACCTGGAGTCCAGCGTCGTGAGGAACTTGCGGACTGGTACCCAGTACCGGATCGAGAAATTCCCATCGATAATCGCCAAGATCGTGGAGGCGGGCGGGATATTCAGCGTCGGGGACCTCTCGAGGCTGGAGGACTAG
- a CDS encoding citrate/2-methylcitrate synthase, which produces MPTKPTPEMQKWCLDEKGQPKIDKGAENLCMDESEICFIDGFHSKLYYRGYSIEDLANYSNYEETTYLLWYGKLPTKSELDAFSNDLRNNRDIPQGAYDLIKSIPRDTHPMEALRTVVSYLGNVDPEKGKLGLDSMPAKAVRLTAKLPTVVAALARARDGKEPIKPRKDLSHAANFLYMMSGNVPGEFWARAMDVSLVLYAEHEMNASTFATTVVGSTLSDYYSSIVGGIGALKGAAPWRRERGGHEAVPGDRIA; this is translated from the coding sequence ATGCCGACCAAACCTACTCCTGAGATGCAGAAGTGGTGTCTCGACGAGAAGGGTCAGCCCAAGATAGATAAGGGCGCCGAGAACCTCTGTATGGATGAGTCGGAGATCTGTTTCATAGACGGCTTCCACAGCAAGCTGTACTACAGGGGGTACAGTATAGAGGACCTAGCTAACTACAGCAACTACGAGGAGACGACATATCTCCTCTGGTACGGGAAGCTCCCCACTAAGTCGGAGCTGGATGCGTTCTCGAACGACCTGAGGAACAACAGGGATATTCCACAGGGCGCATACGACCTGATAAAGTCGATACCCCGCGACACGCACCCCATGGAGGCCCTCAGGACCGTGGTCTCCTATCTGGGAAACGTGGACCCGGAGAAGGGCAAGCTGGGCCTCGACTCGATGCCCGCGAAGGCCGTCAGGCTCACCGCCAAGCTTCCCACGGTGGTGGCGGCGCTCGCCAGGGCCAGGGACGGGAAGGAGCCGATAAAGCCCCGGAAGGACCTCTCGCACGCAGCGAATTTCCTCTACATGATGAGCGGAAACGTGCCCGGCGAGTTCTGGGCGAGGGCGATGGATGTATCCCTAGTCCTCTACGCGGAGCACGAGATGAACGCGTCCACGTTCGCGACCACCGTAGTCGGCTCCACCCTCTCGGACTACTACTCCTCCATAGTCGGAGGTATAGGCGCCCTCAAGGGGGCCGCTCCATGGAGGCGCGAACGAGGAGGCCATGAAGCAGTTCCTGGAGATAGGATCGCCTGA
- a CDS encoding 3-isopropylmalate dehydratase large subunit — protein MGSAASDMGMTITEKILALASGRQRVSAGDVVVAKVDRVMMHDVGAPGVWDVFQELKSRGVDVSRLFNPGMIWMTEDHFVPPPDPKSAENVRLMEQMADMYGIKEYYRFGLGTYGVCHTLAYEEALVLPGQVYVGTDSHTVTSGALGAFATGMGHTDVAYILLNGKNWFRVPETILFRLNGRLRDGVMGKDVILRILGDIGADGANYMAMEFAGDGVRAMPLEDRMTVTNMTVEAGAKNGIMAPDEQVIEYYREKGKSGFPALSSDGDAEYRDVHDYDLGRLEPMVAKPHSPANAAELSEVEGLEVDEAYLGSCTGGKYYDMVQAARILRKANRKAKTRFVVVPSTTNVYRRMLREGLLDVFLDAGAVVGPPTCGACIGGHMGVLGPDEVAVSSTNRNFPGRMGHRTSKVYLASPATVAASALEGRITDPRRILGGGN, from the coding sequence ATGGGATCGGCCGCATCGGACATGGGTATGACAATAACCGAGAAGATACTTGCGCTGGCCTCGGGCAGGCAGCGCGTCTCCGCCGGCGACGTCGTCGTCGCGAAGGTGGATCGCGTCATGATGCACGACGTGGGGGCGCCGGGCGTCTGGGACGTCTTCCAAGAGCTGAAGTCAAGGGGCGTGGACGTGAGCAGGCTCTTCAACCCCGGGATGATCTGGATGACGGAGGACCACTTCGTGCCGCCGCCGGATCCCAAGTCCGCGGAGAACGTCAGACTAATGGAGCAAATGGCCGATATGTACGGCATCAAGGAGTACTACAGGTTCGGGTTGGGGACCTACGGCGTGTGTCACACTTTGGCATACGAGGAGGCGCTCGTGCTGCCCGGCCAAGTCTACGTCGGGACCGATTCGCACACCGTCACCTCTGGGGCGCTCGGGGCTTTCGCGACCGGGATGGGCCACACGGACGTCGCGTACATACTCCTGAACGGAAAGAACTGGTTCCGGGTCCCCGAGACGATCCTCTTCCGGCTGAACGGAAGGCTGAGGGACGGCGTGATGGGGAAGGACGTGATACTCAGGATACTTGGCGACATAGGCGCCGACGGCGCGAACTACATGGCCATGGAGTTCGCCGGCGACGGCGTGCGCGCGATGCCCTTGGAGGACCGCATGACGGTGACCAACATGACGGTGGAGGCGGGCGCAAAGAACGGTATAATGGCCCCTGACGAGCAGGTGATAGAGTACTACAGGGAGAAGGGCAAGTCGGGGTTCCCGGCGCTGAGCTCCGACGGCGACGCAGAGTACAGGGACGTGCACGACTACGACCTGGGCAGGCTGGAGCCGATGGTGGCGAAACCGCACTCGCCCGCAAATGCCGCGGAGCTCTCGGAGGTGGAGGGGCTCGAGGTGGACGAGGCGTATCTGGGCTCGTGCACGGGCGGCAAGTACTACGACATGGTGCAGGCCGCGAGGATACTGAGGAAGGCGAATCGCAAGGCAAAGACGAGGTTCGTCGTGGTTCCGTCCACCACAAACGTCTACCGCAGGATGCTCAGGGAAGGGCTGCTCGACGTGTTCTTGGATGCGGGTGCAGTAGTGGGCCCGCCCACGTGTGGCGCCTGCATAGGCGGACACATGGGGGTCCTGGGACCGGACGAGGTCGCTGTGTCCTCGACCAACCGCAACTTCCCGGGGAGGATGGGCCACAGGACATCGAAGGTTTACCTCGCCAGTCCCGCGACGGTCGCCGCCTCGGCGCTCGAGGGGCGCATCACGGATCCCAGGAGAATACTGGGAGGGGGGAACTGA
- a CDS encoding methyltransferase domain-containing protein: MPQPYRPSDDSALLLDCVRRSMEMEEDRGGMRGLELGCGTGFVTRGLFDAGVLRIAACGDVSVEAAEEARDRLRGAPLDAVICDAAGAFRDSAFDLVYFNPPYLPCDYEEDSTVCGGRNGIELALSFLESSRGSLRPGGRMYALMESDCAGEFLENAERLGLTGGVRCRLRLFFEELVVLELELRRAR; encoded by the coding sequence TTGCCGCAGCCATACCGGCCGAGCGATGACTCAGCGCTCCTCCTGGACTGCGTCCGGAGATCCATGGAGATGGAAGAGGACCGCGGAGGGATGAGAGGACTCGAGCTGGGATGCGGCACGGGGTTCGTGACGCGCGGGCTGTTCGACGCCGGCGTCCTGAGGATCGCCGCGTGTGGAGACGTGAGCGTGGAGGCAGCGGAGGAGGCGAGGGATAGATTGCGCGGAGCACCTCTGGACGCCGTGATATGCGACGCAGCTGGCGCCTTCAGAGATAGCGCGTTCGACTTGGTGTACTTCAATCCACCATATCTTCCATGCGACTATGAGGAGGACTCCACTGTATGCGGGGGGCGGAATGGAATCGAGCTAGCGCTGAGTTTCCTGGAATCGTCGCGCGGGTCGCTCAGGCCCGGGGGAAGGATGTACGCTTTGATGGAATCGGATTGCGCAGGGGAGTTCCTGGAAAATGCGGAGCGCCTGGGGCTCACGGGCGGCGTGAGGTGCCGTCTGAGGCTGTTCTTCGAGGAGCTCGTCGTGCTGGAGCTCGAGCTGCGGCGTGCGAGATAA